A region from the Prevotella melaninogenica genome encodes:
- a CDS encoding YtxH domain-containing protein yields MKTLGYICAFLCGGITGAALGLLLAPEKGTDTRTKITDAVDDFCKKHDIKLSRKEADEFVEDIKDAASEVI; encoded by the coding sequence ATGAAGACATTAGGTTACATTTGCGCTTTCCTCTGTGGTGGTATCACAGGCGCAGCTCTCGGACTCCTTTTAGCTCCAGAGAAAGGAACTGACACACGTACAAAAATTACTGACGCTGTTGACGATTTCTGCAAAAAACACGACATCAAGCTCAGCCGTAAAGAAGCTGACGAATTCGTTGAAGACATCAAAGACGCAGCTTCAGAAGTTATCTAA